The Cryptococcus neoformans var. grubii H99 chromosome 13, complete sequence genomic interval CAATTCCAATATCGAGCTTCTCAGACTCGTGGTGGTGCAGACCACGGATGGCTTAAAGTAAGTTATACTCATTGCCGCAAGTGTTAGACATCTGCTAACTTTGACAGACCTTTCACACGTTCTCTTTCGCCAGCTACTATGACGAAGACTTTGAAAGCTTCGGTTCCCTCCGGGTTGTTAATGAAGATCGTGTTGCCGTAAatatcttcctcttccggtACGCTATGGTAGATACTGACTTAATTCGCCATAGCCCAGCACCGGtttccctctccacccTCACCGTGAAGCTGAAATCTTCTCATACATCATTAGTGGAGAGCTTTCTCACAAGGACACCATGGGTAATATTGAGACCATGAAGCGAGGTGACATCCAGATGACTTCTGGTGGTACTGGGATCGCCCACTCCGAGTTCAATTCCCATTCTTCACTCCCAAATCACTTCCTCCAAATATGGGCTACACCCAGTAAACGTGGTCTCAAGCCCGGCTACTACGCGCGACACTTTACTGAtgagcagaagaaggacaaacTTTGTAAGATTGTTGCTCCTGTCGGCACTGAGGGCATCGTCGACGAGAGGGATGGTTTAGGTCCTACCCCAGTAGGTGGCTGTTATCTGACTCGTGCATGTCATTAACATTGGTTCTTATACCAGATCCACTCCCCTTTCACTTTCTTtgcctcccttctttcccccgGCAAGTCCCTCAACCACACCATTTTCGCTCCCTTATTGTCTGGCAAGGACGAGAAGCGAGTTTACATTCAGCTCATCCAGACTTCTGGTTACAACACCAAAAAGGCCGATACTACCGGCAAGAAGGGTCCTGTCCTAAAGGTCAGTGGCGGTGGTGAGGAGATTGTCCTTGGTGAGGGTGATGGTGTCTTCATCAGGGGCGGTAAAGTAGGGGAGAACATCCAGATTGAGAATTTCGGTTCTGATGTCGCCGAGCTCGTTCTCTTCGAGTTGGACTAAGACGGTTTCAATGTAGTGAAGCTTCCGCATACTCTAGTCCTTGGTGATGTTTATTAAGTTTACATAAGTATCGCATTGAATGCATTTTGATGATCGAGCTTTTGGCTGAGTTATtatcctcttcattttgAGAGGCGATGACTAATATGTGCCTTTCAGACGATTTAGCAATACTAGATGACTATCAAAAGCCACTAACTTAAACAGTACTTATTAAAGCAGCCCTACAAAAAGGAATgtcctttcttcttgtaATTCGCCCCTCCCACTTGTCAACTACCTCTTGTGCTTCATTATCCATCTCACTATGTTTTTCATTCGTTGCTCCTCCTTATCGCAAAGCGGAGTCGTAaaggtatatatatattgaTTACGAACCAATTGCCAGCCATTCGAAACGCATATAATACTAGCCATCATTTCTCAAGATAGCAGAGATTTCAATACAGCAAAGAAGTCTGGACATTTAAATTTATACATTTTGGAATCTATGGAAACTCAATATACACAGAGTCACTTGGATAGCCTACGCTAAAGCACTACACAATCACTCAAGGTACACCAACGCGTCACCGGGGTTCACAGAATCTCCTTCAATAACACGCACGCCGGCAACTCGTTTACCGCTCATACCCTCCCCAGCATGGACAAACACCTTTAAACCATTAATCAGCGCAGTTCCGATGTGATGGGATATTAACAAGACCCAACTTACGGAGGTCTTCATAGCTTCCAGCTCTACTAGATTCTGCTCATCAGATTTGATTGTATCACCAGGCTTGACGAGTATCTTATACACGCTAGCGGGTAGAGGCGAAGCGATGGGCAAGCCCTCCTCGACACCCTCAGTTTTCTGGTGACCAGCCGCCGCCAGCTTCTCGTTCTCTGCAGCATATTCCGCGAACATTGCCTCCTCTCTACAATAATGAGTCAGCCGACGGATCTCCTCAATTCACATAGCAGTACTCACTTCTCCACCAAAAACTCACTTGCCtccttttgcttcttcttaAACTCTTCTACCTCCTTCTCGTGCGATACCATAAACTTCAAATAT includes:
- a CDS encoding pirin; its protein translation is MQFQYRASQTRGGADHGWLKTFHTFSFASYYDEDFESFGSLRVVNEDRVAPSTGFPLHPHREAEIFSYIISGELSHKDTMGNIETMKRGDIQMTSGGTGIAHSEFNSHSSLPNHFLQIWATPSKRGLKPGYYARHFTDEQKKDKLCKIVAPVGTEGIVDERDGLGPTPIHSPFTFFASLLSPGKSLNHTIFAPLLSGKDEKRVYIQLIQTSGYNTKKADTTGKKGPVLKVSGGGEEIVLGEGDGVFIRGGKVGENIQIENFGSDVAELVLFELD